From Clarias gariepinus isolate MV-2021 ecotype Netherlands chromosome 1, CGAR_prim_01v2, whole genome shotgun sequence:
caaaaccaagaaatgcagaggaattgtggcatgTAGTACAGATATGAAGCAGTTCTCACAAATCtggttatacaaataaatattagttcaaagatgcacaagaaaaattaaacttcaagcatttttgtttaaaaggtaAATTCAACACTTtgtaagataagataaacctttattagtcccacaagtgggaaatttgttttgccatggcagcaagtggacagtacaaagttaaaaattaagaaacaacagaataaagtaaaataaaataaaaataaagaacaaaaaatactaacagtataaatgtatactataCAATCTGGCTATAGAATATGGACTTCTgtgtagtaaaaaatatttacataaatatatatttagacaaTGAGTAAACACAGTTAACTAAGTAATAAGTTTTGTACTCAatgaatatatgtatacatactgtacagagagTGAATGACAGGCATTACAATaatattctaaatgttttaaattgcactttGCCCAGTTATGGTGGTTCCccgagacagaaagaaaaattgcacGTTCCACCATAGCATTGCACATGACTGGAGATATTGCACATCactataaagtttaaaatgttccattttatgtttgctttatatttataactgtttctaaatcaaattttaaggatttaagtaatttttagcACATAACTACAATGgtgtatttgatgtgtgtgtttgtttgtttgtgcgttTGCAGTCAGAGTCTCattcatataaaatttttacagTCTGACAACAGTTGGTAAGAAAGTCCCGCGGAATCTCTCCTTCATCATGGGTACAGCAGCCTGCCACTGAAGGAGCTGCTCAGTGCTGTCAAATACTCCTGCAAGGggtaaagatgaatgatgacactgctattttttttttacagactaaTATAAGTTTctcttcactttctgtaaactaataatccatttagcacatttttcttcatgttgtgattcataATAAaacgtgcagggtgtccaatgcatttgtgtgatttaaataaaaagttattatatggatatggagctttattcacttttttttaacacactgctattattttaaacataattgtATCTAGCCAGTCTTCTTATTTGTTACAACCCATGACGTTCCTCaaaatcacaaaactctggattCTGGTAGTTtccagaatatcaaaatctacaaaaagaAGTAGGgcgtttttatatttaactccaacgctttggaatagccttccagacaatgTGAGGAGCTCagacagtttcccagtttaaaagtagactcaagaagcatctctttaatctgacatacacataattcatcccataaccttATACTCCAGTACTTCTATTCTGAAAGGTAACTACGGTAATTCTTTCcacctgttctttatttttctacccatgcCGAGGCATCTGgggattgtgccagcttcagtagacaaaggtcaaccctgcgaggatcctgaggcatccagagaaggaccagctccagttGGAGTCATGATGGTtcggagctacacatgctgatcctgtgctcccagtgatcttCACCcgatctgccctctgcacctgctgactcttTGCTGAAATAgatttcatgttaatttaaataccTTGTTATATAGTGGAagtcggattgtgagtaacacggTTCGCgagtaaaccaagacttgtttatctgacttatttttttacagcaaaatttattaaaaatctttgcttatcTTGCGAAACACTCTCAAAGTGCGATACTTACAATCCgagattccactgtatataGGACAGACTAAGGAGACTGCCACAGTTACACATGTTTTCGGTGTTCAGACCCCTGAACAGGAGAAGCACAGGGCAgacattaaatttatttttaaaattttatttttttaaaattattaaagaacatgtttattaatttattcacaatCTCCAAACTTTGGTCCACCATTAGAGATGGAGAAACTGCAAAGGGTCCTGTCACCAGGGAACAAAGGTAAGCTAGGAAAGAGGGGCAGGTGGCAATGAGCTTAAGATGGCATCACAGTATGTATTGTAATGTTTATTGAAGCTACAGAGCAAGGACAGACTGAGGAACCTGCCACAGTTCCAATTGTTCCTGGTGTTTGAATCCCAGTACTGAAGGAGGACAGagcatgctgctcctgtgctcccagtgatctgggagcacaggagctcCCAGATctacattaaaattattaaagaacatatttaattaattcacaaTCTCCAAACCTTAGCCCCCATTATACTAACCCTGTATTAGTCAATTAGTCCATCAATGTCCTCACCATGTGTTTCAAATAGGGCATCCCAGTTTGTGGCCCTAAAGCAGCCCCTCAAGGACATGAAGCTTGAGAAAACCTTTTCCCTCTCCCTACAATATGCGTGCGAAAATGGGTTTTTAAATAGCTGTTTTGAGTAAAATTCTTTCCACACACAGAGCAgtaatacggcttctctccagtgtgaatgcgctggtggtgttggaaattgctgaaattactaaaactcttcccacacacTGAGCAATAATATGGCTTCTCCCCAGTGTGAATACGCTGATGTTGCAGAAGACAGCCCTTTTGAAtgaaactcttcccacactgagAACAATGATACGGTTTTTCGCCAGTGTGAATACGCTGATGTCGCCGGAAATTGCTCAAATTactaaaactcttcccacactctgaGCAAAAATATGGCTTCTCCCCAGTGTGAATAAGCTGATGTTGCAGAAGACAGCTCTTttgagtaaaactcttcccacactgagAACAATGATACGGGTTTTCTCCAGTGTGAATACGCTGATGTTGCAGAAGAGAGCCCTTttgagtaaaactcttcccacactgagAACAATGATACGGTttgtctccagtgtgaatgcgagGATGTTGCTGGAGAGAATCATTTTgattaaaactctttccacatgGTGAACAGTGATACGGTTTGTCTCCAGTGTGAATCTGTTGATGCTGTTGAAAATGACTTTTGTTAATAAAACCCTTTCCACACAGTGAGCACAGATATGGGTTTTCTCCTTCATGGATGCGTTGGTGTGCTTTCAAATTTCTCAAGTAAacaaaactcttcccacactgtgagcactgatgtgGCTTCTCTTCTGTATGGATATACTCATGTGCTTTCAAATTTCTCATGTTAGCAAAACTCTTTCcgcactgtgagcactgatgcggcttctctcctgtatgagtgcgatgatgttcttggagacgaTATTTATGAatgaaactctttccacactgtgagcactgatgtgGCTTGTCTAGTCTGTGGATGCGCTGGTGTGCTGCGAGATCCTTCTCTTGAAAAAACCTCTtttcacactgtgagcactgatgcAGCTTCTCTCCTGTATGGACGTACTCGTGTGATTTCAAATCTCTCATGCTagcaaaactctttccacactgggAGCACTTATGCGGCTTCTCTCGAGTATGAGTGAGCTGGTGTTTCTGGAGacgatgtttaaaaatgaaactctttccacactttGAGCACTGATGTGGTTTTTCTTGGCTGTGGATGAGCTGGTGTGCTGTGAGATACTTCCCTtgagtaaaactctttccacactgtgagcactgatacggcttctctcctgtatgaGTGCGCTGATGTTGTTGGAGAAGACATTTATAATTGAAaccctttccacactgtgagcactgatgttgtttgtcttgtttGTGGATGAGCTGGTGTGCTGTGAGATCCTTCTCTTgactaaaactctttccacactctaAGCAGTGGTGAAGGTCCGACTGAGTTTCTTCTTGACTATTCATAGTACAAATATGTTCTTTTTATTATCcctgttaaaggaaaaaaaatagaattcagcatcatgaaaaatacaaaacattgctcaataccaaaaaaaaaattatatttaatgatttttcCTCCCAGGTACTACAGACACTATTACATGAACAGAGCTCTATGTAgtcaagtcaaatttatttatagcacatttaaaaacaaccgGAGTTGACTAAAGTGCTAAACAATCATAGGAGTAAAATGACCAGAATTAAACAGCATAAAATGTAAGCAAGTAAAactatactgaacaaaaatataaacgcaacacttttatttttgctcccattttttatgagatgaactcaaaaatctgaaacattttctacataaacaaaataaccatatctctcaaatattgttcacaaatctgtcaaaatcagtgatagtgagcacttctcctttgccgagataatccatcccacctcacaggtgtgccatatcaagatgctgattagacagcatgattattgcacaggtgtgccttagactggccacctgtaaaaggccactttgaaaggttcagttgaatcacacagcacaatgccacagatgtcgcaagttttgagggagcgtgcaattggcatgctgacagcaggaatgtccaccagagctgttgatcgtgaattgaatgttcatttctctaccataagccgtctccaaaggtgtttcagaggatttggcagtacatccaaccggcctcgggtaaccacaccagcccaggtcctccacattcagcatgttcacctccatgatcgtctgagaccagccactcggacagctgctgaaacaatcggagtgcataaccaaaggatTTCTGCACTAACTGTCTCAGGGAAGcttatctgcatgctcgtcgtccttattggggtctcgacttgactccagttcttcatcgtaacagattttgacagatttgtgaacaatatttgagagatatggttattttgtttatgtagaaaacgtttcagatctctgagttcatctcattaaaaatgggagcaaaaacaaaagtgttgcgtttatatttttgttcagtatacatttaattatgtaaaaagtaaataaaaatcagttagtgacagttaataaaaacagtaatcaaatcatgcataaataatttaaataagtaatCAATTAAACTTAACTAAAAAGtacaatatataattaaaaagaataaaagggaTTAAATGTCTCAGCCAGGTGTAAAAGCCATTGAAAAGAACCGAGCTTTCAGTCTGGGTTTATACGTTTCTAATGCAGGTGCTGCTCTAATATTAAATGGTAAACCATTCCATAATTTAGGTGCAGAGACAGCAAACACTCTTAATTAAAATGAACTTAATTCATTTAAGTAGGCGTTAAGCtgttccttgtattgtgaataatgactgtttattttggatatttttctaaaaagaaaaccatttaatctttgtttctcgcATAtatttgg
This genomic window contains:
- the LOC128523635 gene encoding zinc finger protein 585A-like, translating into MNSQEETQSDLHHCLECGKSFSQEKDLTAHQLIHKQDKQHQCSQCGKGFNYKCLLQQHQRTHTGEKPYQCSQCGKSFTQGKYLTAHQLIHSQEKPHQCSKCGKSFIFKHRLQKHQLTHTREKPHKCSQCGKSFASMRDLKSHEYVHTGEKLHQCSQCEKRFFQEKDLAAHQRIHRLDKPHQCSQCGKSFIHKYRLQEHHRTHTGEKPHQCSQCGKSFANMRNLKAHEYIHTEEKPHQCSQCGKSFVYLRNLKAHQRIHEGENPYLCSLCGKGFINKSHFQQHQQIHTGDKPYHCSPCGKSFNQNDSLQQHPRIHTGDKPYHCSQCGKSFTQKGSLLQHQRIHTGENPYHCSQCGKSFTQKSCLLQHQLIHTGEKPYFCSECGKSFSNLSNFRRHQRIHTGEKPYHCSQCGKSFIQKGCLLQHQRIHTGEKPYYCSVCGKSFSNFSNFQHHQRIHTGEKPYYCSVCGKNFTQNSYLKTHFRTHIVGRGKRFSQASCP